The following coding sequences are from one Methanococcoides methylutens window:
- a CDS encoding 50S ribosomal protein L18e: MGKKTQAKISRKTNPRIPSLIAVLKDSARDNDAPIWKDMAKRLEKPNRNYAEVNLSKINRCAAENELVMIPGKVLGAGVLGHAVTVAALSFSTTAVDKITSAGGKCITIEQVLEENPAGSGIRILK; encoded by the coding sequence ATGGGAAAAAAAACACAAGCTAAAATCTCAAGGAAAACCAATCCAAGGATTCCATCGTTAATCGCAGTGCTAAAAGACTCAGCACGTGACAACGACGCACCTATCTGGAAAGATATGGCAAAGAGGCTCGAGAAACCTAACAGGAACTATGCTGAGGTAAATCTGAGCAAGATCAACAGGTGTGCAGCAGAGAACGAACTGGTAATGATTCCTGGTAAAGTACTGGGTGCCGGTGTACTGGGACACGCTGTAACTGTTGCAGCATTGAGTTTCAGCACAACTGCTGTTGATAAGATCACAAGTGCAGGCGGAAAATGCATTACCATTGAACAGGTTCTGGAAGAAAATCCAGCAGGTTCTGGTATCAGGATCTTGAAGTGA
- a CDS encoding DUF2240 family protein has protein sequence MDEFGFVVASPFKKNAASSLSIKDFEFALSFDLKWMSPAQASKVRDQAIMSSILKFENGELVLNMDADAVYIPAGFKPSEDLFREKGNIERIMDLLITNSDMDKRDVASRINIKQDSLAGLIDAEVAALLVAHEMGCDVGDLFDVVYQRVSGISDQQ, from the coding sequence ATGGATGAATTTGGCTTCGTAGTGGCTTCACCTTTCAAGAAGAATGCTGCATCTTCTCTTTCTATAAAGGATTTTGAATTTGCATTGTCCTTTGACCTTAAATGGATGTCTCCTGCACAGGCATCAAAGGTGAGGGATCAGGCTATCATGTCTTCGATCCTGAAATTTGAAAATGGCGAACTTGTGCTGAACATGGATGCTGATGCAGTGTATATTCCTGCAGGGTTCAAACCATCTGAAGATCTCTTTCGGGAAAAAGGCAATATTGAGAGGATAATGGATCTTCTCATTACAAATAGCGATATGGATAAAAGGGATGTTGCTTCACGCATAAATATCAAACAGGATTCTCTGGCAGGGCTTATTGATGCGGAAGTAGCAGCTTTGCTGGTGGCTCATGAAATGGGATGTGATGTCGGAGACCTTTTTGATGTAGTCTATCAAAGAGTATCAGGTATTTCCGATCAACAATGA
- the rpsB gene encoding 30S ribosomal protein S2, protein MESTENIEVNAEESAAAQEATESTSLVPIDEYLAAGVHIGTQQKTQNMMKFVYRVRTDGLYVLDIQSTDERIRSIAHFLSKYDPSRILVVSARQYGQYPATMFSKAVGAVSRVGRFIPGTLTNPVQEGFYEPDAIIVTDPAGDAQVIKEAVSVGIPVVAFCDTNNMTSNVDLVIPTNNKGRKALSLVYWLLAREVANERGIPFNYELTDFETGL, encoded by the coding sequence ATGGAATCTACAGAAAACATTGAAGTCAATGCTGAAGAAAGCGCAGCAGCACAGGAAGCAACCGAATCAACATCATTAGTGCCTATAGATGAATATCTGGCAGCAGGCGTACACATTGGTACACAGCAGAAGACCCAGAATATGATGAAGTTCGTCTACCGTGTAAGGACAGATGGTCTTTACGTGCTTGACATCCAGTCAACAGATGAGAGGATCAGGTCAATTGCACATTTCCTTTCAAAATATGATCCTTCCAGAATACTTGTTGTATCCGCACGTCAGTACGGTCAGTATCCTGCAACAATGTTCTCCAAGGCAGTAGGCGCAGTTTCAAGAGTTGGAAGGTTCATTCCAGGTACTCTTACAAACCCTGTACAGGAAGGTTTCTATGAGCCAGATGCAATTATTGTGACAGATCCTGCAGGAGATGCACAGGTAATCAAGGAAGCTGTCAGCGTGGGTATTCCTGTAGTTGCATTTTGTGATACCAACAACATGACATCCAATGTCGATCTTGTTATCCCAACCAACAACAAGGGTAGGAAAGCACTTTCACTTGTTTACTGGCTTCTTGCAAGGGAAGTTGCAAACGAAAGGGGCATTCCTTTC
- a CDS encoding DNA-directed RNA polymerase subunit K, whose protein sequence is MSKEKFTRYERARIIGARSLQIAMEAPILIEDDSTDSLHIATLEFEKGVIPVTVKRIKNN, encoded by the coding sequence TTGAGCAAAGAGAAGTTTACTAGATATGAGCGTGCAAGGATCATCGGTGCGAGATCACTTCAGATAGCAATGGAAGCTCCAATACTGATCGAAGATGATAGCACTGATTCGCTGCACATAGCCACATTGGAATTTGAGAAAGGTGTTATACCAGTTACAGTGAAGAGAATTAAGAATAATTGA
- a CDS encoding DNA-directed RNA polymerase subunit N codes for MIPVRCFTCGKVIAGSWEEYTRRVKDGEDPAVVLDDLNFTRYCCRRMFLAHVNLVDIMAPYQ; via the coding sequence ATGATTCCAGTTCGCTGTTTCACATGTGGAAAAGTAATTGCAGGAAGCTGGGAAGAGTATACCAGGCGGGTGAAGGATGGAGAAGATCCTGCAGTTGTACTTGATGATCTTAATTTCACAAGATACTGTTGCAGGCGTATGTTCCTCGCACACGTCAACCTTGTGGATATAATGGCTCCGTATCAGTGA
- a CDS encoding 30S ribosomal protein S9, translating into MSTKVVNSSGKNKTAIARATVSAGTGKARVNKKPVEIYEPEFAKLKIIEPLMLAGDAVSSLDIDVKVSGGGIIGQANAIRTAIARGIVEWTNDTDLRDAFMAYDRNLLVNDSRQKETKKFGGPGARAKYQKSYR; encoded by the coding sequence ATGTCTACTAAAGTTGTCAATTCATCAGGTAAGAACAAGACTGCAATTGCACGTGCAACAGTTTCTGCAGGTACAGGTAAGGCAAGGGTCAACAAGAAACCTGTTGAGATCTATGAACCTGAATTTGCAAAACTTAAGATCATCGAACCTCTTATGCTGGCAGGAGATGCAGTTTCCAGCCTTGACATTGATGTTAAGGTAAGTGGAGGCGGAATCATTGGTCAGGCAAATGCGATCAGGACTGCTATCGCAAGAGGTATTGTTGAGTGGACCAACGACACCGACCTAAGGGATGCTTTTATGGCATACGACAGGAACCTTCTGGTCAACGATTCCAGACAGAAAGAGACCAAGAAGTTCGGTGGACCTGGCGCTCGTGCTAAATATCAGAAATCTTACAGGTAA
- a CDS encoding 50S ribosomal protein L13, which translates to MTVIDANGLIMGRLASNVAKRLLAGEKIAIVNAENAVISGSKITTFEEYDEIRNMGTREFGPYFPKRPDRILKRTVRGMLPYKRTRGKEAMANLKIYVGIPTEFEEAELTTVDGANMTRLSSNKYVTIGDLSRKLGSKF; encoded by the coding sequence ATGACGGTAATCGATGCAAATGGTTTAATTATGGGCAGACTTGCAAGTAACGTTGCAAAGAGACTGCTTGCAGGTGAGAAGATCGCAATTGTAAATGCTGAGAATGCTGTGATCTCTGGTTCAAAGATAACAACCTTTGAAGAGTATGATGAGATCAGGAACATGGGCACACGTGAATTCGGTCCTTACTTCCCAAAGAGACCAGACAGGATCCTCAAGAGGACTGTCAGGGGAATGCTTCCATACAAGCGTACAAGGGGCAAGGAGGCAATGGCTAACCTTAAGATCTATGTAGGGATCCCTACTGAGTTCGAGGAAGCAGAACTTACAACTGTCGATGGAGCAAACATGACACGTTTGAGTTCTAACAAGTATGTGACCATTGGTGATCTTAGCCGCAAATTAGGATCAAAATTCTAA